TCCGCGATCTCGCGGCGAAGGGCGTGCGCGAAATCACCCTGCTCGGCCAGAACGTCAACGCCTTCCACGGCGCCGCGCCGCGCCTTGAGGGCGGCGATGACTGGAACCTCGGCCGGCTCGTGCGCCATCTGGCGAAGATTGGCGGCATCGAGCGTATCCGCTACACGACCAGCCATCCGCGCGACATGGACGCCGACCTGATCGCCGCCCACGGCGATACCTCCGCGATGATGCCGTTCCTGCACCTGCCGGTGCAGTCGGGATCCGACCGTGTGCTGAAGGCCATGAACCGGGGCCATTCCGCTGCTGAGTACCGCGACATCATAGCGGCTGTCCGCGAGGCGTGCCCCGGCATCGCCATCGCGTCGGATTTCATCGTAGGCTTTCCGGGTGAAAGCGACGCCGATTTCGAAGCCACAATGCAGCTGGTGCGAGATATCGGCTACGCGATCGCCTACTCATTCAAGTATTCGCAGCGCCCCGGTACGCCGGCCGCCGGCATGGCGCTGCAAGTGCCGGAAGAGGTCAAGGACGCCCGCCTGCAGGCCCTGCAGTCGCTGCTGCGCGACCAGCAGACGGCATTCAACCAGTCCCAGATCGGCCGCACGTTGCCCGTGCTGGTCACAGGCAAAGGGCGCAATCCCGGCCAGATGCATGGCCGCTCGCCCTATCTCCAGGCGGTCCATTTCGACGGCAACGACACGCTGATGAATGCGTTGGTCGACGTGAAGATCGTTTCGGGAAGCCTGAATTCACTGACCGGTGAACTGGTGCGTGCGCGCGAGCCCGCTCAGTGAGCGCCAAGCGTCCTCCTTCCGCCAAACAGGACAATACCGCGACCAGCCGTGTCTATCCGGTTGCGCAGGCCGAGCGCTTGCGGGATCTGTGCGGGCCGCATCATCGCAACCTCGCCTTGCTCGAAACCCGGCTGAAGCCCTTCGGCCTGCGCGCCGAAAGCCAGGGGGGAGGCATCAAGCTCGACGGCGCCGAGGAAGGCGTCTCGATTGCTGAAGCGGCGCTTGCGGAATTCGAACGCCGGCTGAAGAACGGCGCCGAGCCGACAGAGATGGAACTCGACGGCGCCCTCGCCGCCGCGCAATCGCCTTCGCAGTCCTTTGCCGGGCTGAAAGGCCTGAAGAAGCCCGTCACCGCCATGACGCGCGGCCAGGCGCGATATATCGACCTGCTGTCGAACGCAGAGAACGCCCTTATTTTTGGCGTCGGGCCCGCCGGCACCGGCAAGACTTACCTTGCGGTCGCAACCGGCGTCGCGGAACTGCAAGCCGGCCTGCGCCAGCGCCTGATCGTGACGCGGCCAGCGGTGGAGGCCGGCGAGAAGCTCGGCTTCCTGCCGGGCACGCTGGAAGAAAAGGTCGATCCCTACATGCTGCCGATCTGGGACTCACTGCGCGAGCTGATGGGCCAGGAGCAGATGGAGCGCCGCATGCAGCGCGGCGAGATCGAAGTGGCTCCGATCGCGTTCATGCGCGGCCGTACATTGAAGAATGCCTTCGTGATCGTCGACGAAGCCCAGAACACCACCATTGCCCAGATGAAGATGGTCCTGACGCGGCTCGGCCGGGACAGCCGCATGGTTGTGACGGGCGATCCGGACCAGGTCGACCTTCCTGGTAGCCAGGGCTCGGGGCTCAAGCATGCCCTGAAAATCCTCGGCGATGTCGAGGGGATTGCCGTGCACCGGTTGACCGCAGCCGATGTCGTGCGACACGGTCTCGTCAGCCGCATCATCGACGCCTATGCGGCGGCAGGCGAAAGCTGAGCAAGCACATGATTGATGTCGCATTGATCGTGGAAGGGGAGGAGTGGTCCGCCCTCGGGGATCTCGGCGCATTGAGTCGCAGGGCTTTTGCGGCCGCCGCCGCCGAAGAGGCGGCCGAGGGCCTCGTGTCCCTGCTGCTGACCGACGACGCCGAACTGCAGCAGTTGAACCGGGACTTCCGGAGCAAGGACAAG
The genomic region above belongs to Acidobacteriota bacterium and contains:
- the miaB gene encoding tRNA (N6-isopentenyl adenosine(37)-C2)-methylthiotransferase MiaB; its protein translation is MTAAPDAKPLKGLFIRTHGCQMNVYDSERIRDVLKPLGYAPVEAPEGADLVVINTCHIREKATEKVYSELGRLKRLKEASGGRMTIAVAGCVAQAEGAEIIRRQPAVDLVLGPQAYHKLPEMIARASRAVGDRLETEFDTVEKFDALPKTREPDGPTAFVSVQEGCDKFCTFCVVPYTRGAEISRNVDDIVAEVRDLAAKGVREITLLGQNVNAFHGAAPRLEGGDDWNLGRLVRHLAKIGGIERIRYTTSHPRDMDADLIAAHGDTSAMMPFLHLPVQSGSDRVLKAMNRGHSAAEYRDIIAAVREACPGIAIASDFIVGFPGESDADFEATMQLVRDIGYAIAYSFKYSQRPGTPAAGMALQVPEEVKDARLQALQSLLRDQQTAFNQSQIGRTLPVLVTGKGRNPGQMHGRSPYLQAVHFDGNDTLMNALVDVKIVSGSLNSLTGELVRAREPAQ
- a CDS encoding PhoH family protein, giving the protein MSAKRPPSAKQDNTATSRVYPVAQAERLRDLCGPHHRNLALLETRLKPFGLRAESQGGGIKLDGAEEGVSIAEAALAEFERRLKNGAEPTEMELDGALAAAQSPSQSFAGLKGLKKPVTAMTRGQARYIDLLSNAENALIFGVGPAGTGKTYLAVATGVAELQAGLRQRLIVTRPAVEAGEKLGFLPGTLEEKVDPYMLPIWDSLRELMGQEQMERRMQRGEIEVAPIAFMRGRTLKNAFVIVDEAQNTTIAQMKMVLTRLGRDSRMVVTGDPDQVDLPGSQGSGLKHALKILGDVEGIAVHRLTAADVVRHGLVSRIIDAYAAAGES